In Armatimonadota bacterium, the following proteins share a genomic window:
- the atpH gene encoding ATP synthase F1 subunit delta: MSDMRVAKRYAKALFNTALGQNTVTSVSDDLAALTGAIRDNDGFREFLSRPQTEKKDKLALFEKVFGDKITATSMAFVRLLIEKGRDDELTGIKLAFDEMRRNHERVVRAIVESAAELDASQRKAVITKIEAETGNKLEPEFVVNPELIMGVKVTYGDYVLDGSVRGQLNRMRERLVYDLLKQA; the protein is encoded by the coding sequence ATGTCCGATATGCGGGTCGCCAAACGGTATGCCAAAGCCCTGTTCAACACGGCGCTCGGGCAAAACACCGTCACCAGTGTCAGCGACGACTTGGCGGCGCTGACCGGCGCGATCCGCGACAACGACGGCTTCCGGGAATTCCTGAGCCGGCCCCAAACAGAAAAGAAGGACAAACTCGCCCTGTTCGAAAAGGTCTTCGGCGACAAAATCACCGCCACCAGCATGGCCTTTGTCCGGCTGCTGATCGAAAAAGGCCGGGATGACGAACTGACTGGCATCAAACTCGCTTTTGACGAAATGCGCCGGAACCACGAGCGCGTCGTTCGCGCCATCGTGGAATCTGCCGCGGAACTTGATGCCAGCCAACGCAAGGCCGTCATCACCAAAATCGAAGCCGAAACCGGCAACAAACTCGAACCCGAATTCGTCGTCAACCCCGAACTCATCATGGGCGTCAAAGTCACCTATGGCGACTACGTCCTCGATGGATCCGTCCGCGGACAGCTCAACCGCATGCGCGAACGACTTGTCTACGACCTGCTCAAACAAGCTTAA
- the atpF gene encoding F0F1 ATP synthase subunit B encodes MSQPEGNKKPSIAEIAVLAVVGAIVMYVGYWIDSNHALASVEGPLNKMGIPLELGKTVGTIGMFIALFKVIHGFFLVPLFDAINGRTNELESTFGEAENLRAEMTQLKSDYEKRIAETEASAREQIQAQIREAQDLKKELMADAARKADEYKNQAMAEIDAEKRKALTDLRLHVTNLSLQATEKLLGENVDSDRNRKIIDDFLATVEVKN; translated from the coding sequence ATGAGTCAACCCGAAGGCAACAAAAAGCCGTCGATCGCAGAAATCGCCGTTCTCGCGGTGGTCGGCGCCATCGTCATGTACGTCGGCTACTGGATCGATTCCAACCACGCACTCGCCTCTGTCGAAGGGCCGCTCAACAAAATGGGCATCCCCCTCGAACTCGGAAAAACCGTGGGCACCATCGGGATGTTCATCGCCCTCTTCAAAGTCATCCACGGCTTCTTCCTCGTCCCCCTGTTCGATGCCATCAACGGCCGCACAAACGAACTAGAGAGCACCTTTGGAGAAGCGGAAAACCTTCGCGCCGAAATGACGCAACTCAAGAGCGATTACGAAAAGCGTATCGCCGAAACCGAAGCCAGCGCCCGCGAACAGATCCAAGCCCAGATCCGCGAAGCGCAAGACCTGAAAAAGGAACTCATGGCCGATGCCGCGCGCAAGGCTGATGAATACAAGAACCAAGCGATGGCCGAAATTGACGCCGAAAAGCGCAAGGCCCTCACCGATCTGCGGCTTCACGTCACCAATCTTTCGCTCCAAGCCACCGAAAAACTGCTCGGCGAAAACGTGGACAGCGACCGCAACCGCAAAATCATCGACGACTTCCTCGCCACCGTCGAGGTGAAAAACTAA
- the atpE gene encoding ATP synthase F0 subunit C, whose protein sequence is MLPFALGLSALGCGIGLGLIGYGAMQGMARQPEAIGKLQTAMLIALAFVELVFLLTVFVGAGQFKG, encoded by the coding sequence ATGCTCCCATTCGCACTCGGTCTCTCCGCACTTGGCTGCGGCATCGGTCTCGGCCTCATCGGATACGGCGCTATGCAAGGCATGGCCCGACAACCGGAAGCCATCGGCAAACTGCAAACCGCAATGCTGATCGCCCTCGCGTTCGTCGAGCTCGTCTTCCTGCTCACCGTCTTCGTCGGCGCTGGCCAGTTCAAGGGCTAA
- a CDS encoding F0F1 ATP synthase subunit A: MDAILRLSTLLAAESESGGAHEGLSYIGLMAYIFFIVAVICGFLAIAKSGLNTRFFKKPATQLIEQLFIFIEGMAVGIVGPHGRKYIPMLMTFWMVIFVGNLTALFLHASPTADLGFNLGMALIAVGYVQFEGMRANGVVGHFRHFAGPKLPIFMIPITLMIFVIEIISETMKNVSLSLRLYGNMHGGHEAVVSMNKLTEGTPMAWLPIGDFLLPIKLLTCVVQALIFCLLLAVYLSLVTHHEDHGDGHDHGHEGSHAPAH, translated from the coding sequence ATGGACGCCATCTTACGCCTGAGCACCCTGCTGGCCGCCGAATCCGAATCGGGCGGGGCACATGAAGGGCTCTCTTACATTGGGCTGATGGCTTACATCTTTTTCATCGTCGCCGTAATCTGCGGATTCCTCGCCATCGCAAAATCTGGCCTCAACACCCGGTTCTTCAAAAAACCGGCGACCCAGCTGATCGAGCAACTCTTCATCTTCATTGAAGGGATGGCGGTCGGGATCGTCGGCCCCCACGGCCGCAAATACATCCCGATGCTGATGACCTTTTGGATGGTCATCTTTGTCGGCAACCTCACGGCCCTTTTCCTGCACGCCTCGCCTACTGCCGACCTGGGGTTTAACCTCGGTATGGCACTCATCGCGGTAGGGTATGTCCAGTTCGAAGGGATGCGGGCCAACGGTGTGGTCGGCCACTTCCGGCACTTTGCCGGGCCGAAACTTCCCATCTTCATGATTCCGATCACCTTGATGATCTTTGTGATCGAAATCATCTCTGAGACCATGAAAAACGTCTCGCTGAGCCTGCGGCTTTACGGGAACATGCACGGCGGGCACGAAGCCGTTGTTTCCATGAACAAGCTCACCGAAGGCACCCCCATGGCCTGGCTCCCGATTGGCGACTTCCTTTTGCCGATCAAACTGCTCACCTGTGTTGTGCAAGCGCTCATCTTCTGCTTGCTGCTCGCCGTCTACCTGTCCCTGGTCACCCATCATGAAGACCACGGCGACGGGCACGACCATGGGCACGAAGGAAGCCACGCGCCGGCACACTAA